Proteins encoded together in one Penicillium digitatum chromosome 1, complete sequence window:
- a CDS encoding ATP-dependent RNA helicase (Hrh1), putative: protein MPEKVRTVFADSEDENIVMPKILCQPTEEPERKKKRNKKRKLDDPDVSEPADQDELRKIPASDKQGEAAVPFPQKRPETVSQTNGIHTSKPYPKSKSRLLTDTKTNFTPLREKAKALLETRRKLPVFENADLIRDLLREQDVMLLVGETGSGKSTQIPQFLVDEFWCRPVPTQITRDGKTERKMVGGCIAITQPRRVAAISLARRVAEEMGTPLGSHSPASKVGYSVRFDTSTSPSTRVKFLTEGMLLQEMLHDPNLTKYSAIVVDEVHERGINVDLTLGFLRNLVSGKKEGRGGVPLKVIVMSATADMESLTDFFQQGFTKQEPQQKAIETAEAEANRTDASSQKDISVCRIKGRQFAVKTIYSPAPVHDFVDAALKTIFQIHQKEPLPGDILVFLTGQETVEALEHLVNEYAMSMDPSLPKILVLPLFAALPQAAQQRVFTPAPPRTRKVVLSTNIAETSVTVSGVRHVIDCGKAKVKQFRTRLGLDSLLVKPISKSAAIQRKGRAGREAPGQCFRLYTEKDYLALDETNTPEILRCDLSQALLNMKARGVDDIVGFPFLTRPPREALEKALLQLLNINALEDDGKISAVGLHIAKLPLTPTLGRVLLAGAENGHECLLDVIDIISCLSVENIFLNTTSEEKKEAAEAARRDLYRREGDHLTMLMTVRVYAAEQADRKAWAERHLVSHRAMQSVMDVRKQLRTQCRQAKLLTNEALNITSSHDPSPILILQSFLAGFATNTARLVPDGSYRTIVGNQTVAIHPSSVLYGKKLEAIMYNEFVFTNRSYARGVSAVQMDWVGEALAGTD, encoded by the exons ATGCCGGAAAAGGTCCGTACCGTGTTTGCGGACTCGGAAGACGAGAATATTGTGATGCCAAAGATATTATGCCAACCCACAGAAGAACCtgagcgcaagaagaagagaaacaagaagcgcaagctcGATGATCCCGATGTCTCCGAACCCGCCGATCAAGATGAACTGAGAAAAATCCCTGCATCTGACAAGCAGGGAGAAGCAGCAGTCCCTTTCCCCCAAAAGCGACCGGAGACAGTATCCCAAACAAATGGTATACATACATCAAAACCATACCCGAAATCTAAGTCGCGACTCTTGACCGATACCAAAACCAACTTCACACCCTTGCGAGAGAAGGCCAAAGCCCTCCTCGAGACGCGGCGAAAGCTCCCCGTATTTGAAAACGCGGATTTAATCCGCGACCTGCTACGAGAACAAGATGTGATGCTCTTGGTCGGTGAGACGGGTAGCGGAAAGAGTACGCAAATCCCGCAGTTCCTGGTAGACGAATTCTGGTGTCGGCCTGTACCCACACAAATCACACGGGATGGGAAGACAGAAAGGAAAATGGTCGGAGGATGCATTGCCATCACGCAGCCGCGTCGAGTCGCTGCAATTTCACTGGCCCGCCGTGTAGCCGAGGAGATGGGTACACCACTTGGATCTCATTCGCCTGCTAGCAAAGTTGGCTACTCGGTGCGATTTGATACATCTACATCGCCCAGTACGCGGGTCAAGTTCTTGACTGAGGGAATGCTGCTCCAGGAGATGTTGCACGATCCGAATTTGACTAAGTACAGCGCTATTGTTGTCGATGAGGTTCACGAACGAGGTATCAATGTGGATCTGACACTTGGATTCCTACGTAACCTTGTATCCGGGAAGAAGGAGGGCCGGGGTGGTGTGCCGCTCAAGGTCATTGTCATGAGTGCCACGGCTGACATGGAGAGTCTAACGGACTTCTTCCAGCAAGGATTTACAAAACAGGAGCCACAACAGAAGGCTATCGAAACAGCCGAGGCCGAAGCCAATAGAACGGATGCTTCGAGTCAAAAGGACATCTCTGTTTGCCGCATAAAGGGTCGACAATTCGCAGTCAAAACTATCTACTCGCCCGCGCCAGTACATGACTTCGTGGATGCAGCGCTCAAAACTATCTTCCAGATTCACCAGAAGGAACCACTGCCAGGTGATATCCTGGTTTTCCTCACTGGACAAGAAACCGTCGAGGCCTTGGAACATCTGGTGAATGAATATGCCATGAGCATGGACCCGTCGCTTCCCAAAATTCTGGTTCTACCTCTGTTCGCCGCGCTGCCACAGGCTGCCCAGCAACGTGTCTTCACCCCTGCTCCACCACGAACGCGCAAGGTTGTTCTGTCCACGAACATTGCCGAGACTTCCGTCACTGTGTCCGGTGTGCGGCACGTGATCGACTGCGGCAAGGCCAAAGTCAAGCAGTTCCGCACTCGCCTTGGTCTTGACTCGCTCCTGGTGAAGCCCATCTCCAAGTCAGCCGCAATCCAGCGAAAGGGTCGAGCTGGTCGTGAGGCCCCTGGCCAATGTTTCCGACTATACACAGAGAAGGACTATCTAGCCTTGGATGAGACAAACACGCCCGAGATTCTGCGTTGTGATCTGAGCCAAGCCCTGCTGAATATGAAGGCGCGTGGTGTTGATGACATTGTTGGATTCCCATTCCTGACCCGGCCACCACGCGAAGCACTTGAGAAAGCCCTTCTGCAGCTATTAAACATTAATGCCCTTGAGGATGATGGAAAAATCAGCGCCGTCGGTTTACACATTGCCAAGCTGCCCTTGACTCCAACTCTAGGACGTGTGCTGTTGGCAGGTGCCGAGAACGGGCATGAATGCTTGCTAGATGTTATTGACATTATCTCATGTCTCAGTGTGGAGAACATTTTCTTAAACACCACCtcagaagaaaagaaggaggCAGCGGAGGCAGCCCGTCGCGATTTATACCGGCGGGAGGGCGATCACCTCACAATGCTGATGACTGTACGTGTCTATGCCGCTGAACAAGCCGACCGCAAGGCATGGGCAGAACGCCATCTGGTATCCCATCGGGCGATGCAATCAGTAATG GACGTGCGCAAACAGCTCCGCACCCAATGTCGGCAAGCCAAGCTACTCACCAACGAAGCCTTGAACATCACCTCATCGCACGACCCCTCGCCCATCCTCATTCTCCAGAGTTTTCTAGCCGGATTCGCGACCAATACGGCGCGTCTCGTGCCCGATGGTAGTTATCGTACGATCGTTGGAAACCAAACCGTCGCCATTCACCCATCGAGTGTGCTTTATGGCAAGAAGCTCGAGGCGATCATGTATAATGAATTTGTGTTCACCAACCGCAGTTACGCGCGTGGTGTGAGCGCCGTGCAGATGGATTGGGTGGGAGAGGCTTTGGCTGGGACGGATTGA
- a CDS encoding Glucose-methanol-choline oxidoreductase, which translates to MITTPARAFELRNSKFDWSYQTTFVDKPDYERVEKPNTRGKVLGGSSSLNYFTWIPGSRETFDAWQEYETRDFRDALIEAWTSKGHALREDIYNGRLDGLAHCVSTVYEGVRSSSAVYVTGKENVEILHSTIATKINLEGATAVSVTVVGADQNETTLKATKEIIIAGGVFETPKLLLLSGIGPRRELARHGIDPVIISEHVGEHLLDHPILPHVFRLKDGLGLDHILLREGPAHDAAVKQYDEDKTGPLASGLLEIVAFPRIDAQLDEHKMYHRARANNGGKDPFGPEGQPHFEIDFIPMFCDAFQWHFDIPPEGDWLTVVVDLLHPQSKHGYVRLTSMDPREQPDINLNYFTDELDILALREGVRFIDEILMNGAGMKEVIAEDFPWPLPRESDEEMDRLILDRAQTGYHPCGTARLSHDIDQGVVDSELRVHGAKRLRIIDASIIPVIPDCRIQNSVYMIGEKGADIIKAAYPELYK; encoded by the exons ATGATTACAACGCCCGCTCGCGCATTCGAACTCCGAAACAGCAAGTTTGACTGGTCCTACCAGACGACCTTCGTCGACAAGCCTGACTACGAACGCGTTGAGAAACCAAATACCCGTGGCAAGGTCCTTGGTGGAAGTAGCAGCTTAAACTATTTCACCTGGATTCCTGGTAGTAGGGAAACATTCGATGCGTGGCAAGAATACG AAACTCGCGATTTCCGAGATGCTCTAATAGAGGCATGGACTAGCAAAGGCCATGCGTTGAGAGAAGACATCTATAATGGCAGACTGGACGGTCTCGCTCACTGTGTTAGTACGGTCTATGAAGGGGTCCGGTCAAGCAGCGCAGTATACGTGACCGGGAAAGAAAATGTGGAGATACTGCATTCCACCATCGCAACAAAGATCAACTTAGAAGGTGCTACTGCAGTGAGTGTCACTGTTGTTGGGGCAGATCAGAACGAGACCACACTGAAGGCAACGAAAGAGATCATTATCGCGGGTGGAGTTTTTGAAACACCCAAGTTATTGCTTCTTTCCGGTATCGGTCCCAGGCGTGAACTAGCTCGTCATGGAATCGATCCAGTGATAATTTCTGAGCATGTGGGTGAGCATCTTCTTGACCATCCGATTCTTCCACATGTATTTAGATTGAAGGATGGCCTGGGTCTGGACCACATTCTCCTTCGGGAGGGACCTGCCCATGATGCTGCCGTGAAGCAGTATGATGAGGATAAAACAGGTCCATTGGCTAGTGGCCTCCTTGAGATTGTTGCCTTTCCACGCATCGATGCGCAACTCGACGAGCACAAAATGTACCACAGAGCGAGGGCGAACAACGGAGGCAAAGATCCTTTCGGACCTGAAGGTCAACCTCATTTTGAGATTGACTTTATC CCCATGTTCTGTGATGCGTTTCAGTGGCACTTCGATATCCCACCAGAGGGAGATTGGTTAACCGTAGTCGTCGACCTTCTTCATCCACAGTCAAAGCACGGGTATGTCCGACTCACTTCGATGGATCCACGTGAACAGCCTGACATCAATCTTAATTACTTTACCGACGAGCTGGATATACTTGCTTTGAGGGAAGGTGTACGATTCATTGATGAGATCCTAATGAATGGCGCTGGGATGAAAGAGGTCATTGCTGAGGACTTTCCGTGGCCCTTGCCCCGTGAGTCGGATGAAGAGATGGATCGTCTGATTTTGGATCGGGCGCAGACTGGATATC ATCCCTGTGGCACTGCCAGACTGTCTCACGACATTGACCAAGGTGTGGTAGACTCTGAGCTGAGGGTTCACGGTGCCAAGAGGCTTCGCATTATCGATGCGTCCATCATTCCTGTTATTCCGGACTGCCGGATCCAAAATTCGGTGTATATGATTGGAGAAAAG GGTGCCGATATTATCAAAGCGGCTTATCCGGAGCTATACAAATGA
- a CDS encoding Allantoate permease, whose amino-acid sequence MLTPELNSGRPGPEQTATTEEPPATAEEPPATTEEPPATTEDPPATTEEPPATTEEPPATTEEPPATAEEPPATAEEPPATAEEPPATAEEPPATTEEPPATCKVPSEEPACTTNWSRETRHCSRIASCGCCVCKKEIQHVRNYNRGHRDCTEPQDRH is encoded by the exons atgctta cccccgaactgaactctggtagacccggtcctgagcagaccgctaccaccgaagaaccgcctgctaccgctgaagaaccgcctgctaccactgaagaaccgcctgctaccaccgaagatccgcctgctaccactgaagaaccgcctgctaccactgaagaaccgcctgctaccactgaagaaccgcctgctaccgctgaagaaccgcctgctaccgctgaagaaccgcctgctaccgctgaagaaccgcctgctaccgctgaagaaccgcctgctaccactgaagaaccgcctgctacctgtaaagtcccgtccgaggaacctgcctgcacgaccaactggtctcgagaaacgagacattgcagccgtatcgctagctgcgggtgctgcgtatgcaagaaagaaatacagcatgttcgcaattacaaccgcggacatcgagactgcactgaaccccaagaccgacactga
- a CDS encoding Coatomer subunit zeta, putative: MTGSLSLFSVNAVLVMSTDDGSRIYAKYFSAPHPPAGAAPNSTNYPGANPYPTVKEQRAFEKGLLEKTNKSASDVILYDNRIVVFKMESDVMLYVVGSADENEVLLYNVVLSIRDALGILFKGATDKRTIVENYDLVSLAIDETIDDGIILETDPVMIASRVSRAPAADAPNMKNIDLSEQGLMNAWEFGKRRLAEGLRQM, encoded by the exons ATGACTGGCTCACTGTCCCTCTTCTCCGTCAATGCGGTCCTAGTCATGTCCACCGACGATGGCTCCCGCATCTACGCAAAGTACTTCTCGGCACCACACCCCCCGGCCGGTGCTGCACCGAACTCGACTAACTACCCCGGTGCCAACCCCTACCCCACTGTCAAGGAGCAGCGTGCTTTTGAGAAGGGTCTCCTCGAGAAGACCAACAAATCAGCAAGCGATGTCATTCTGTACGATAACCGCATTGTGGTCTTCAAGATGGAGAGCGACGTCATGCTTTACGTTGTTGGAAGCGCCGACGAGAATGAGGTGCTGCTCTACAACGTTGTGCTGTCAATACGGGATGCTCTGGGAATCTTATTCAA GGGCGCAACCGACAAGCGCACTATTGTGGAGAACTACGACCTCGTCTCCTTGGCCATTGATGAGACTATCGACGACGGAATTATCCTCGAGACAGACCCGGTTATGATCGCCTCGCGCGTCAGCCGTGCACCGGCTGCTGATGCACCCAATATGAAGAATATCGACCTATCGGAACAGGGTCTAATGAACGCCTGGGAGTTCGGCAAGCGGCGTCTTGCAGAGGGATTGCGACAGATGTAA
- a CDS encoding Putative M protein, serotype 2.1, translated as MSATPRKPGTPGSSSKSPTADPHSDNGSTRGHAHTPSATNSPSRPPSSRGSTPVSARAAVRKPARSNLSMPNVPRVSNDPSEEEAWAQNAALIEELREQLQKAEDASEQYQKQLGVLQMRLDEAISEQAKLEDQAHERDSRIEALNSDIRDQGRQIRDLEQNHESERNAMLQEKEQQTSREEEMQATIQRLKDSMAQKERMNAEGDRSQVSRSSSFRNRSSPDVDGQFAPSSHIERSPSRNNSTLLLQKDKLIESLRLELAESQIKLVEMENAGGGRQRELEKELLEARVTNARLMEDNESYQLLLSEKTLTGDFAKGEFMRDANPTKESASGLGSLADELESVDESAEVDTAQPDGELKALKDQNKALTLYIERIISRLLMHDGFERILDSNDEASTIRTASSEKDFPPTPTEKEDGSAQSFLERAKSVVGTPTSRSSTQPRSRPTSMLPPSQHSYNNLNENPITAPSIPFRTQSVRISHRRSRSEQVDPRAASVVGHMYRGGRNSSGPISPAAMGPGSRQSMFSGAASYMSSMNRAPSMSSQPERAGRSSSLSITSDPLGDAGSTGATSSTPRSSGGMNNYTGAVMQQDKLRPLRLVSETARIKEEEEAARKRANRASWIPWLNRSNTDEPAPPQ; from the exons ATGTCAGCAACACCTCGAAAGCCTGGAACTCCCGGCAGTTCCAGCAAATCACCAACCGCAGATCCGCACTCCGACAACGGGTCCACACGAGGGCATGCACACACGCCCAGCGCAACCAACAGTCCCAGCCGTCCCCCCTCCTCAAGAGGTTCGACTCCTGTCTCCGCGCGCGCAGCTGTAAGAAAACCAGCCCGTTCCAACCTCAGCATGCCAAACGTTCCACGAGTTTCGAACGACCCCTCCGAGGAAGAGGCGTGGGCTCAGAATGCCGCCCTCATCGAGGAACTGCGGGAACAACTTCAAAAGGCCGAAGATGCCTCTGAACAATACCAAAAACAGCTCGGCGTTCTGCAAATGCGCCTCGACGAGGCGATCAGTGAACAAGCTAAGCTAGAGGACCAGGCACATGAGCGAGACAGTCGGATCGAGGCCCTGAACAGTGACATTCGGGACCAGGGTCGTCAGATCCGGGATCTGGAACAAAACCACGAGTCAGAGCGGAACGCTATGCTTCAAGAGAAAGAACAACAGACTAGTCGGGAGGAAGAGATGCAAGCGACTATTCAACGCCTGAAGGACTCGATGGCACAGAAGGAGCGCATGAACGCAGAAGGGGATCGCAGCCAAGTCTCCCGATCTT CGAGCTTCCGCAATCGATCTTCCCCTGACGTGGATGGCCAATTTGCACCCTCCTCCCACATAGAGCGGAGCCCGTCCCGCAACAACTCCACTCTTCTCCTCCAGAAGGACAAACTCATTGAGTCATTGCGCCTCGAACTGGCCGAATCACAGATCAAACTTGTCGAGATGGAGAACGCCGGTGGTGGCCGTCAGCGAGAATTAGAGAAAGAATTGCTCGAGGCCCGCGTGACCAACGCTCGCTTGATGGAAGACAATGAAAGCTATCAACTTCTGCTCAGTGAAAAGACCCTTACCGGAGACTTCGCCAAGGGCGAGTTCATGCGTGATGCCAACCCCACAAAGGAGTCGGCAAGTGGACTGGGGTCTTTAGCCGATGAGCTTGAATCTGTGGATGAGTCGGCTGAAGTCGATACCGCTCAACCAGACGGGGAGTTGAAGGCTCTCAAAGATCAGAACAAAGCTTTGACGCTCTACATAGAGCGTATCATCAGCAGACTGCTTATGCATGACGGATTTGAGCGCATTTTGGACTCGAATGACGAGGCCTCCACTATCAGGACCGCGAGCAGTGAAAAGGATTTCCCTCCAACTCCCACAGAGAAGGAGGACGGTTCGGCGCAAAGTTTTCTAGAACGGGCGAAGTCGGTTGTCGGCACTCCAACTTCTCGCTCTTCAACCCAACCTCGGTCGCGTCCAACCAGCATGCTGCCTCCATCGCAGCATTCTTATAACAACCTCAACGAGAACCCAATCACTGCTCCAAGTATTCCGTTCCGTACGCAGTCTGTAAGAATCAGCCACCGTCGCAGCCGCTCGGAACAAGTTGACCCACGTGCCGCGAGTGTCGTTGGTCACATGTACCGCGGCGGACGCAACTCCAGCGGACCTATTAGCCCGGCCGCAATGGGCCCTGGATCCCGTCAGAGCATGTTCTCCGGAGCAGCCAGCTATATGTCCAGCATGAACCGCGCACCCTCCATGTCCAGCCAGCCAGAGCGGGCCGGTCGCAGCAGCTCCCTTAGTATCACAAGCGATCCTCTCGGAGATGCAGGCTCCACCGGGGCTACATCCAGCACTCCTCGATCCAGTGGCGGCATGAACAACTACACTGGAGCAGTGATGCAGCAGGATAAGCTACGCCCTCTACGCCTTGTCAGCGAAACCGCTCGAAtcaaggaggaagaggaagccGCACGCAAAAGGGCGAACCGCGCGAGCTGGATTCCTTGGCTAAATCGTTCCAACACTGATGAACCAGCGCCGCCGCAGTAG
- a CDS encoding Arylsulfatase, putative: MSGRKNVLLMIADDLGKQLGCYGASTIKTPHIDSLAAEGTKFDYAFASTASCSGSRSVIYTGLHTHQNGQYGLASHRHHFVTFDHVETAPQLLNQSGYRTGILGKIHVGPAPVYPWEVSKESVTRDVAVIADQANDFFQESLVDERPFFLTIGFHDPHRDRTRGGFGNDEEYDPRIKKGSYTTDNVEIPPFINDSPGARFELAEYYNSIHRLDQGIGFVLNALEKAGLAESTLVIFISDNGPPFINSKTTLFDAGVRLPLIIKHPKVQPAANSDMVSYVDILPTLLDYVGHPGAVDPAKKRLGRSLLPILGTGAKTSEWNQVFGSHTFHEVTNYWPTRFIRDRRYKYHRNLAWRLDFPFAADIYGSLSWEDIRNSPDSEIKIGERKLKDFFFRAPEELYDLQNDPNEVNNLVKDPEHAAVLEDLRTKLETWQRRTEDPWLYRDGVSTWFVRYHFPAGLKIPDRLDFDAEQPGNQNQKAFVGNVPWGADVDLVKDTVA; this comes from the coding sequence ATGTCAGGAAGAAAGAATGTGCTGTTGATGATCGCCGATGATCTTGGCAAGCAACTTGGTTGTTACGGCGCATCAACCATCAAGACACCCCATATCGACAGTCTAGCTGCAGAGGGTACCAAGTTTGACTATGCCTTTGCAAGCACCGCCTCCTGCAGCGGCAGCCGCTCCGTGATCTACACCGGCCTGCATACTCACCAGAACGGCCAGTACGGACTTGCCAGTCACCGCCATCATTTTGTCACGTTCGATCATGTGGAAACTGCACCACAGCTATTGAATCAAAGCGGATATCGAACTGGGATCCTCGGAAAGATTCATGTCGGACCGGCGCCAGTCTATCCCTGGGAGGTCTCCAAGGAGAGTGTAACGAGGGATGTCGCTGTGATCGCCGATCAAGCCAATGACTTCTTTCAAGAGTCTCTGGTCGATGAAAGACCTTTTTTCTTGACGATTGGTTTCCATGATCCCCATCGCGATCGCACACGGGGTGGATTTGGCAACGATGAAGAATACGACCCTCGCATCAAGAAAGGCTCCTACACTACTGATAATGTCGAGATTCCACCCTTTATCAACGACTCTCCCGGTGCCCGGTTCGAGTTGGCTGAATACTATAATTCGATCCACCGCCTGGACCAGGGCATCGGGTTTGTTCTGAATGCCCTCGAAAAGGCTGGCTTGGCTGAATCAACCCTCGTCATCTTTATCAGCGACAACGGCCCACCTTTTATCAACTcgaaaacaactcttttcGATGCTGGAGTGCGATTGCCTCTTATCATCAAACATCCAAAAGTCCAGCCCGCGGCCAATTCGGACATGGTCTCCTACGTCGACATCCTCCCCACCCTGCTGGATTATGTCGGGCATCCAGGTGCCGTGGACCCAGCGAAGAAGCGCCTTGGACGCTCGTTGCTTCCTATCCTTGGAACCGGCGCTAAGACATCAGAGTGGAACCAAGTATTCGGCTCGCATACTTTCCACGAGGTCACGAACTACTGGCCGACGAGATTCATTCGGGATCGACGATACAAATACCATCGAAACCTCGCATGGCGCTTAGACTTCCCATTTGCCGCTGACATCTACGGGTCTCTTTCTTGGGAAGATATTCGAAACTCACCAGATAGCGAGATTAAGATTGGGGAAAGAAAACTCAAGGATTTCTTCTTCCGCGCACCAGAAGAGCTGTATGATTTGCAGAACGATCCAAATGAGGTTAATAATCTTGTCAAAGACCCGGAACATGCTGCTGTGCTCGAAGATTTGAGAACCAAATTGGAAACATGGCAGCGTCGGACAGAGGACCCTTGGCTGTATCGGGACGGGGTCTCGACGTGGTTTGTGAGATACCATTTCCCAGCTGGGTTGAAGATCCCAGATCGTTTGGACTTTGATGCGGAGCAACCAGGCAATCAGAACCAGAAGGCCTTCGTGGGCAATGTGCCATGGGGTGCTGATGTTGATCTAGTTAAGGACACAGTTGCTTAG
- a CDS encoding Rhamnogalacturonase, putative — MKFAGLLLLPLLRIAAGQLNGPVGPTTNLQEKTFECNVLDYGAVADNKTDISTALETAFSDCVLKHPGSRLIVPEGEYLIERGVTLLNGTNWAFQLDGLITAAYGGNWNIARELLLQGFAGTEIINATINGEGDNKFLLDVLVIVNAVDFEFYSSNGKGAFQGQGYLYRNLGNTDRPRLVRLISPTNASVHDLILVDSPKFHIIFDFAINVEAYHLTIRGANLGSYDGIDAIGSNYWIHDNEVTNRDECVSVKSPSHHALIENLVCNQAGSGISIGSLNTSAEISNIVARNISIIQGNNVAFIKTYPGGSGYVTNITFENFRSLGSLYGLDINQYWQNVFEPDTGAVALSNLVFRNFSGSVADGTKRPPLYLVANDLTFATNVTVEDFSLWTESGTQVVNKISNIFGVGDNSYGPSNGIKSLGAGESPSPYSSTYTLTATPTGWKAPATPTWAVPSTGYGTASPIPVYSPAPLWRPGGVDYDLHYWGSF, encoded by the exons ATGAAGTTCGCCGGTTTACTCTTGCTTCCGTTGTTGCGCATTGCCGCAGGCCAACTTAATGGCCCCGTTGGTCCAACAACCAACCTCCAAGAGAAAACGTTTGAATGCAACGTTCTTGATTATGGTGCTGTAGCCGATAACAAGACTGATATCTCTACTGCGCTGGAGACCGCTTTCTCAGACTGTGTTCTCAAACATCCGGGCAGCCGACTCATTGTACCCGAAGGAGAGTATCTCATCGAGCGAGGTGTGACTCTCCTTAATGGTACCAATTGGGCATTCCAATTGGATGGCCTGATTACAGCTGCATACGGCGGCAACTGGAATATTGCACGTGAGTTGCTACTCCAAGGGTTTGCCGGCACAGAGATCATCAATGCCACTATCAATGGGGAGGGTGATAATAAATTCTTACTAGATGTGCTCGTCATTGTCAACG CTGTGGATTTCGAGTTCTATTCGTCCAATGGCAAAGGGGCCTTCCAAGGACAGGGTTATCTCTACCGAAATCTTGGAAA CACGGATCGCCCACGCCTGGTGCGTTTGATCTCGCCGACCAATGCATCCGTCCATGACTTGATTCTTGTCGACAGCCCCAAGTTCCACATAATCTTTGACTTTGCTATCAACGTTGAGGCCTATCATTTGACAATTCGAGGAGCAAACCTGGGTAGTTATGATGGGATTGATGCCATTGGATCCAACTATTGGATCCACGACAATGAG GTTACCAATCGTGACGAGTGTGTTTCGGTGAAAAGTCCATCTCACCATGCCTTGATTGAAAACTTGGTGTGCAATCAAGCAGGCTCTGGTATCTCCATCGGCAGTCTGAATACGTCTGCCGAGATCTCAAATATC GTAGCACGCAACATCAGCATCATCCAAGGTAACAACGTTGCTTTCATCAAGACATATCCTGGTGGATCCGGCTACGTCACAAACATCACCTTTGAGAATTTCCGCTCTTTGGGAAGTCTTTATGGCTTGGATATCAACCAGTACTGGCAGAATGTCTTTGAGCCCGACACTGGTGCGGTGGCGTTAAGCAACCTGGTTTTCCGCAATTTCTCTG GCTCGGTTGCCGATGGAACGAAACGTCCTCCCCTTTATCTCGTTGCGAATGATCTCACATTTGCTACCAATGTCACTGTCGAAGATTTCTCATTGTGGACAGAATCGGGTACTCAGGTTGTAAACAAGATCAGCAATATCTTTGGCGTTGGAGATAACAGCTACGGGCCAAGCAATGGTATCAAATCTCTCGGTGCGGGAGAATCCCCTTCTCCTTATTCCAGCACCTACACTCTTACAGCCACCCCAACTGGGTGGAAGGCCCCCGCGACTCCTACTTGGGCTGTGCCCAGTACAGGTTATGGAA CCGCGTCCCCCATTCCTGTTTACAGCCCCGCTCCTCTGTGGCGCCCAGGTGGTGTGGATTACGACTTGCACTATTGGGGAAGCTTCTAA